The following are encoded together in the Salvia hispanica cultivar TCC Black 2014 chromosome 6, UniMelb_Shisp_WGS_1.0, whole genome shotgun sequence genome:
- the LOC125193319 gene encoding probable disease resistance protein At1g58390 isoform X1, producing the protein MAESVANVSLETLRDLLVEETKFLLSVSGDVEKVKADLRSIHALLMKADRERRDSPTLKLYISQLKDLAFKAENLLETYAVEVESKREEGRRSLKDKFKRYICIMCECSSVHEVGNEARHIISALAELTTKLESELGQESSSLSRQGDDERQRMLRQTYGHEVEPHFVGMESDIELLVSKVKDEKRQQRVVKIYGMGGLGKTTLARKVYNHTDLQSYARAWVCITQQFQPKAVFGDILKQLDSNAQIGGMEEQELVRGIHSFSKERKCLVVIDDIWKNDDWDIIKKAFPVNCNIILTTRSQNIANLESEPHMLRFLTEDEGWTLLHKVTDLSPVDTDLKSLEDVGREIVSKCEGLPLSICVIGGILRAKEYDLPEWKKVNANMELYLRHGEGVEEYKIVKHVLELSYDALPYYLKPCFLYLACFPEDHNIDLERLYLLWMAEGFISYQDKGPNETLRDVAQRYLTELVMRCMVQLHKAEYYSPLNKFDKCGLHDLMHDLCSSKAEAEEEKFLKRIDASKYLTDILSPTQTRLVIPPSIGNSISRLAISCDFESKVSGISGLEEVKGLRSFILLQKSYGMIDFKKSTIDFKMSQYLRIFVVEGCEFEGGKLPIKVGELIHLRYLSLHNSKVGELPKSICNMPYLQTLDLRVRNGIRLPNVICKMKRLKHLFLPFHSIEVIGGEKLRLDGLHELETLEWINSKTTCIADIPKLISLQSLHVIVCDEDSMSIVLSNKNSQLRETHLEVKSCDLSSEKDMEVLNEGLMSPSLVFLRMHECNMSGDFPRYKKGMCQNLVILGLFNCKGKVDVEEFGKYPMLQELTLQDFVKMAETITFRSNSFPQLKHLG; encoded by the exons atgGCAGAATCTGTTGCAAATGTGTCTCTGGAAACCCTTCGTGATTTGCTGGTTGAAGAAACTAAGTTTCTGCTTAGTGTGAGCGGTGATGTTGAGAAAGTCAAAGCAGATCTGAGAAGCATCCATGCCTTGTTGATGAAAGCTGACAGAGAGAGACGTGATTCTCCAACTCTAAAGCTTTACATATCCCAACTCAAAGATCTGGCTTTCAAAGCTGAGAATCTCCTTGAAACGTATGCGGTTGAAGTTGAATCCAAAAGGGAAGAAGGGCGGAGGAGCCTCAAGGATAAATTCAAAAGGTACATTTGCATCATGTGTGAGTGCAGCAGTGTCCACGAGGTTGGGAATGAGGCTCGCCACATAATATCAGCCCTGGCCGAGCTCACTACCAAGTTAGAGTCGGAGTTGGGACAAGAAAGCTCATCTCTCTCGAGGCAGGGAGATGATGAGCGGCAGCGGATGTTGAGGCAGACGTATGGTCATGAGGTTGAGCCTCATTTCGTGGGCATGGAGAGTGACATCGAGCTTTTGGTCTCCAAGGTGAAGGATGAAAAGAGGCAGCAGCGAGTGGTGAAGATATATGGGATGGGTGGTCTCGGAAAAACTACTCTCGCCAGAAAGGTCTACAACCACACAGACCTCCAATCTTATGCTCGAGCATGGGTTTGCATCACCCAACAGTTTCAACCTAAGGCCGTTTTTGGTGATATTTTGAAACAACTTGATAGCAACGCACAGATTGGTGGCATGGAAGAGCAAGAGCTGGTGAGAGGAATTCATAGTTTTTCCAAGGAAAGGAAATGTTTGGTGGTGATTGATgatatttggaaaaatgatgatTGGGATATCATAAAGAAAGCTTTTCCGGTGAATTGTAATATCATTCTCACCACTCGCTCCCAGAATATTGCTAATCTAGAATCCGAACCTCACATGCTAAGATTTCTGACCGAAGATGAAGGATGGACTTTACTTCACAAAGTAACAGATTTATCTCCAG TTGACACAGATTTAAAATCTTTAGAAGATGTTGGAAGAGAAATTGTATCAAAGTGTGAAGGGTTACCACTATCAATTTGTGTTATTGGAGGGATTTTGCGTGCAAAAGAATACGATTTACCAGAATGGAAAAAGGTGAATGCGAACATGGAATTATATTTAAGGCATGGAGAAGGTGTTGAAGAAtacaaaatagtaaaacatGTGCTGGAGTTGAGCTATGATGCCTTGCCTTATTACTTGAAGCCATGCTTCCTCTATTTAGCATGTTTTCCCGAGGATCACAATATTGATTTAGAGAGATTGTATCTATTGTGGATGGCGGAAGGCTTCATTTCATACCAAGATAAAGGACCTAACGAGACTCTAAGAGATGTGGCCCAAAGATATCTAACAGAACTTGTTATGAGATGTATGGTTCAACTCCATAAAGCTGAGTACTACTCTCCACTTAACAAGTTCGATAAGTGTGGGCTTCATGATTTGATGCATGATCTCTGCTCTTCTAAAGCTGaagctgaagaagaaaagtTTCTGAAGCGCATTGATGCTTCTAAATATCTGACCGACATTCTTTCACCAACTCAAACAAGGTTAGTAATACCTCCATCCATTGGCAATTCCATAAGCAGATTAGCCATCAGTTGTGACTTTGAGAGTAAAGTGTCAGGTATAAGTGGGTTAGAGGAAGTTAAAGGTCTTAGATCATTTATACTTCTCCAAAAGTCTTATGGTATGATTGACTTCAAAAAGAGTACGATTGACTTTAAGATGTCCCAATACTTGAGGATATTTGTGGTAGAAGGTTGTGAGTTTGAAGGGGGAAAGTTACCAATCAAGGTGGGCGAACTTATTCATTTAAGATACTTGAGTTTGCATAACTCTAAGGTGGGTGAGCTACCAAAGTCTATATGCAACATGCCATACCTGCAAACCTTAGATTTGAGAGTCCGGAATGGAATTAGATTGCCAAATGTGATTTGTAAGATGAAAAGACTAAAGCATCTGTTTCTCCCATTTCATAgcatagaagtgattggagggGAGAAACTAAGACTAGATGGGCTACACGAGTTGGAGACATTAGAATGGATCAACAGTAAGACAACTTGCATTGCAGATATCCCCAAATTGATTAGTCTACAGAGTCTACATGTTATAGTTTGTGATGAGGATAGCATGTCAATTGTGTTGAGCAACAAAAATAGCCAATTACGTGAGACTCATCTTGAGGTTAAGTCATGTGATCTAAGTTCAGAGAAAGATATGGAGGTTTTAAATGAGGGGTTGATGTCTCCATCGTTGGTTTTTTTGAGGATGCATGAATGCAATATGAGTGGCGATTTTCCACGCTACAAAAAAGGGATGTGTCAGAATTTAGTAATTTTGGGACTATTTAACTGCAAGGGTAAGGTAGACGTGGAGGAGTTTGGCAAGTATCCCATGTTGCAAGAGCTAACTTTACAGGACTTTGTCAAGATGGCAGAAACAATAACTTTCCGTTCAAATTCATTTCCACAACTCAAGCACCTTGGTTAG
- the LOC125193479 gene encoding probable disease resistance protein RF9, with product MELNLRFGEGVEKYTRVNQVLDLSYDALPYYLKPCFLYLACFPEDHKIETERLYLMWMAEGFISNQDKGPNETLRDVAQRYLTELAMRCMVQLHEAEIYSPHDKFDSCGLHDLLHDLCSAKAEEEKFLKRIDASKYLTDILSPTETSLVVPPSVGNSISRLAISCDFKNVSSIDGLEEVEGLRSFMLLQKSFGTPYIGCKENTIDFKMSQYLRIFVADCSVFEGGTLPSKLGELIHLRYLSLRGSNVSELPKSVCSLPYLQTLDLQVSWKIVIRLPNMIWKMKRLKNLFLYPNIEVIGGDKLRLDGLLQLETLKYITSETCCIADIPKLISLQSLHVRVCDEDSMSFMLSNKNSQLRETHLWVESCDLSSEKDKVFLNDGLMSPSLVTLEMERCNMSGSFPYYKQGMCQNLVSLVLLHCKVKVDMEEFGKYPMLQVLSLEKIKITKTTTFLSNSFPQLKHLGLCGLHGLKKWEVEDRAMQKLTFLGISGCPNLEKVPDGLKSISTLRKMDITNMPREFMERVNEEDYGPYVKKNVCMEDIYEP from the coding sequence atggaattgaatttgaggTTTGGAGAAGGTGTTGAAAAATATACAAGAGTAAATCAGGTGTTGGACTTGAGCTATGACGCCTTGCCTTATTATTTGAAACCATGCTTCCTTTATTTAGCATGTTTTCCCGAGGATCACAAGATTGAAACAGAGAGATTGTATTTAATGTGGATGGCGGAAGGCTTCATTTCAAACCAAGATAAAGGACCTAACGAGACTCTAAGAGATGTGGCTCAAAGATATCTAACTGAACTTGCTATGAGGTGTATGGTTCAACTCCATGAAGCTGAGATCTACTCTCCACATGACAAGTTTGATTCGTGTGGGCTTCATGATTTACTGCATGATCTATGCTCTGCTAaagctgaagaagaaaagtTTCTAAAGCGCATTGATGCTTCTAAATATCTAACCGACATTCTTTCACCAACTGAAACAAGTTTAGTAGTACCTCCATCCGTTGGCAATTCTATAAGCAGATTAGCTATAAGTTGTGACTTCAAGAATGTATCAAGTATAGATGGTTTAGAGGAAGTTGAAGGGCTTCGATCTTTTATGCTTCTCCAAAAGTCTTTTGGTACACCATACATTGGTTGCAAAGAGAATACAATTGACTTTAAGATGTCGCAATACTTGAGGATATTTGTAGCGGACTGTAGTGTGTTTGAAGGGGGAACGTTACCAAGCAAGCTGGGTGAACTAATTCATTTAAGATACTTGAGTTTGAGGGGTTCTAATGTAAGTGAGCTACCAAAGTCTGTATGCAGCTTGCCATACTTGCAGACCTTAGATTTGCAAGTATCATGGAAGATTGTTATTAGATTGCCAAATATGATTTGGAAGATGAAAAGGCTAAAGAATTTGTTTCTCTATCCCaatatagaagtgattggagggGACAAACTAAGACTAGATGGGCTACTGCAGTTGGAGACATTAAAGTACATCACAAGTGAGACTTGTTGCATTGCGGATATCCCCAAATTGATCAGTCTACAAAGTCTACATGTTAGAGTTTGTGATGAGGATAGCATGTCATTTATGTTGAGCAACAAAAATAGCCAATTACGTGAGACTCATCTTTGGGTCGAGTCATGTGATCTAAGTTCGGAGAAAGATAAGGTGTTTTTAAACGATGGGTTGATGTCTCCATCGTTGGTTACTTTGGAGATGGAGAGATGCAATATGAGTGGCAGTTTTCCATACTACAAACAAGGGATGTGTCAAAATTTAGTAAGTTTGGTACTTTTGCATTGCAAGGTCAAGGTAGACATGGAGGAGTTTGGCAAGTATCCCATGTTGCAAGTGCTAAGTTtagagaaaatcaaaataacaaaaacaacaacttTCCTTTCAAATTCATTTCCACAACTCAAGCACCTTGGATTATGCGGGTTGCACGGTTTAAAGAAATGGGAAGTTGAAGATAGAGCAATGCAAAAACTTACTTTCTTGGGTATCTCTGGGTGCCCCAATTTGGAGAAGGTTCCAGATGGTTTGAAATCCATCTCCACTCTACGAAAGATGGATATCACGAATATGCCGAGAGAATTCATGGAGAGAGTAAATGAAGAAGATTATGGGCCATATGTCAAGAAAAACGTTTGTATGGAGGATATATACGAACCATGA
- the LOC125193478 gene encoding putative disease resistance protein At1g50180 — protein sequence MAEYLANVFMETLRDLLVEETKFLLSVGGDVEKVKGDLRSIHALLMKADRERRDSPTLKLYISQLKDLAFKAENLLEKYAVEVQSKRQGQKSLKEKFQRYICIMCECYSVQRVGKEACDIIPALDKLTKELKSELDQQGSLLSKQEDEQQRLLRQTYAHEVEHDFVGMERDIQILVSKVKDETRKKRVVKIYGMGGLGKTTLARKVYNHIDLQSYARAWVCITQQFQPKAVFGDILKQLDRNADIGGMEELVRGIHNLLKERKCLVVIDDIWNNDDWEIIRQAFPVNCNVILTTRYESIANQQSDPHELKFLTKDEGWALLQKVVDLSPG from the coding sequence ATGGCAGAATATCTTGCAAATGTGTTTATGGAAACTCTTCGTGATTTGCTGGTTGAAGAAACTAAGTTTCTGCTTAGTGTGGGCGGTGATGTTGAGAAAGTAAAAGGAGATTTGAGAAGCATACATGCCCTGTTGATGAAAGCTGACAGAGAAAGACGTGATTCTCCAACTCTAAAGCTTTACATATCTCAACTCAAAGATTTGGCTTTCAAAGCTGAGAATCTGCTTGAAAAGTATGCAGTTGAAGTTCAATCCAAAAGGCAAGGGCAGAAGAGCCTCAAGGAAAAATTTCAAAGGTATATTTGCATTATGTGCGAGTGTTACAGTGTGCAACGGGTTGGGAAGGAGGCTTGCGACATAATACCTGCCCTCGACAAACTCACTAAAGAGTTAAAGTCGGAGTTGGATCAACAAGGCTCATTGCTTTCGAAACAGGAAGACGAGCAGCAGCGTCTGTTGAGACAGACGTACGCTCATGAAGTTGAGCATGATTTCGTGGGCATGGAGAGAGACATCCAGATTTTGGTCTCCAAGGTGAAGGATGAAACGAGAAAGAAACGAGTAGTGAAGATATATGGGATGGGTGGTCTCGGAAAAACTACTCTCGCTAGAAAGGTATACAACCACATAGACCTCCAATCTTATGCCCGAGCATGGGTTTGCATCACCCAACAGTTTCAACCTAAGGCGGTTTTCGGTGATATTTTGAAACAACTTGATAGAAACGCAGATATTGGTGGCATGGAAGAGCTGGTGAGAGGAATTCATAATTTGTTGAAGGAGAGGAAATGTCTGGTGGTGATTGATGATATTTGGAATAATGATGATTGGGAGATTATAAGGCAAGCTTTTCCGGTGAATTGTAATGTCATTCTCACCACTCGTTATGAGAGTATTGCTAATCAACAATCTGACCCTCACGAGCTTAAATTTTTGACAAAAGATGAAGGTTGGGCTTTACTTCAAAAAGTAGTAGATTTATCTCCAGGTTAG
- the LOC125193321 gene encoding uncharacterized protein LOC125193321, with protein MAPPPSDPSPDDVVRRQQRGPQFKILIPLIYAPVLPLIRISLRHKPVLRDRLFTVALAGAFAHGLYLVTDILTQKASDLVEQGWKCLDDGLPRCLHFTSFFGNSS; from the exons ATGGCCCCGCCGCCGTCTGATCCGAGCCCCGA CGACGTCGTCAGAAGGCAACAGAGAGGTCCTCAGTTCAAAATTCTAATTCCTCTGATCTACGCCCCTGTTCTTCCTCTCA TTCGGATTTCACTCCGGCATAAACCGGTTTTGAGGGATCGATTGTTCACCGTAGCCTTGGCAGGAGCTTTCGCGCATGGATTGTACTTGGT AACTGATATATTGACGCAGAAAGCAAGTGACTTGGTGGAACAAGGATGGAAGTGTTTGGATGATGGATTGCCTAGATGCCTgcatttcacttcattttttgggaattcttcatga
- the LOC125193319 gene encoding probable disease resistance protein At1g58390 isoform X2, translating to MAESVANVSLETLRDLLVEETKFLLSVSGDVEKVKADLRSIHALLMKADRERRDSPTLKLYISQLKDLAFKAENLLETYAVEVESKREEGRRSLKDKFKRYICIMCECSSVHEVGNEARHIISALAELTTKLESELGQESSSLSRQGDDERQRMLRQTYGHEVEPHFVGMESDIELLVSKVKDEKRQQRVVKIYGMGGLGKTTLARKVYNHTDLQSYARAWVCITQQFQPKAVFGDILKQLDSNAQIGGMEEQELVRGIHSFSKERKCLVVIDDIWKNDDWDIIKKAFPVNCNIILTTRSQNIANLESEPHMLRFLTEDEGWTLLHKVTDLSPDLKSLEDVGREIVSKCEGLPLSICVIGGILRAKEYDLPEWKKVNANMELYLRHGEGVEEYKIVKHVLELSYDALPYYLKPCFLYLACFPEDHNIDLERLYLLWMAEGFISYQDKGPNETLRDVAQRYLTELVMRCMVQLHKAEYYSPLNKFDKCGLHDLMHDLCSSKAEAEEEKFLKRIDASKYLTDILSPTQTRLVIPPSIGNSISRLAISCDFESKVSGISGLEEVKGLRSFILLQKSYGMIDFKKSTIDFKMSQYLRIFVVEGCEFEGGKLPIKVGELIHLRYLSLHNSKVGELPKSICNMPYLQTLDLRVRNGIRLPNVICKMKRLKHLFLPFHSIEVIGGEKLRLDGLHELETLEWINSKTTCIADIPKLISLQSLHVIVCDEDSMSIVLSNKNSQLRETHLEVKSCDLSSEKDMEVLNEGLMSPSLVFLRMHECNMSGDFPRYKKGMCQNLVILGLFNCKGKVDVEEFGKYPMLQELTLQDFVKMAETITFRSNSFPQLKHLG from the exons atgGCAGAATCTGTTGCAAATGTGTCTCTGGAAACCCTTCGTGATTTGCTGGTTGAAGAAACTAAGTTTCTGCTTAGTGTGAGCGGTGATGTTGAGAAAGTCAAAGCAGATCTGAGAAGCATCCATGCCTTGTTGATGAAAGCTGACAGAGAGAGACGTGATTCTCCAACTCTAAAGCTTTACATATCCCAACTCAAAGATCTGGCTTTCAAAGCTGAGAATCTCCTTGAAACGTATGCGGTTGAAGTTGAATCCAAAAGGGAAGAAGGGCGGAGGAGCCTCAAGGATAAATTCAAAAGGTACATTTGCATCATGTGTGAGTGCAGCAGTGTCCACGAGGTTGGGAATGAGGCTCGCCACATAATATCAGCCCTGGCCGAGCTCACTACCAAGTTAGAGTCGGAGTTGGGACAAGAAAGCTCATCTCTCTCGAGGCAGGGAGATGATGAGCGGCAGCGGATGTTGAGGCAGACGTATGGTCATGAGGTTGAGCCTCATTTCGTGGGCATGGAGAGTGACATCGAGCTTTTGGTCTCCAAGGTGAAGGATGAAAAGAGGCAGCAGCGAGTGGTGAAGATATATGGGATGGGTGGTCTCGGAAAAACTACTCTCGCCAGAAAGGTCTACAACCACACAGACCTCCAATCTTATGCTCGAGCATGGGTTTGCATCACCCAACAGTTTCAACCTAAGGCCGTTTTTGGTGATATTTTGAAACAACTTGATAGCAACGCACAGATTGGTGGCATGGAAGAGCAAGAGCTGGTGAGAGGAATTCATAGTTTTTCCAAGGAAAGGAAATGTTTGGTGGTGATTGATgatatttggaaaaatgatgatTGGGATATCATAAAGAAAGCTTTTCCGGTGAATTGTAATATCATTCTCACCACTCGCTCCCAGAATATTGCTAATCTAGAATCCGAACCTCACATGCTAAGATTTCTGACCGAAGATGAAGGATGGACTTTACTTCACAAAGTAACAGATTTATCTCCAG ATTTAAAATCTTTAGAAGATGTTGGAAGAGAAATTGTATCAAAGTGTGAAGGGTTACCACTATCAATTTGTGTTATTGGAGGGATTTTGCGTGCAAAAGAATACGATTTACCAGAATGGAAAAAGGTGAATGCGAACATGGAATTATATTTAAGGCATGGAGAAGGTGTTGAAGAAtacaaaatagtaaaacatGTGCTGGAGTTGAGCTATGATGCCTTGCCTTATTACTTGAAGCCATGCTTCCTCTATTTAGCATGTTTTCCCGAGGATCACAATATTGATTTAGAGAGATTGTATCTATTGTGGATGGCGGAAGGCTTCATTTCATACCAAGATAAAGGACCTAACGAGACTCTAAGAGATGTGGCCCAAAGATATCTAACAGAACTTGTTATGAGATGTATGGTTCAACTCCATAAAGCTGAGTACTACTCTCCACTTAACAAGTTCGATAAGTGTGGGCTTCATGATTTGATGCATGATCTCTGCTCTTCTAAAGCTGaagctgaagaagaaaagtTTCTGAAGCGCATTGATGCTTCTAAATATCTGACCGACATTCTTTCACCAACTCAAACAAGGTTAGTAATACCTCCATCCATTGGCAATTCCATAAGCAGATTAGCCATCAGTTGTGACTTTGAGAGTAAAGTGTCAGGTATAAGTGGGTTAGAGGAAGTTAAAGGTCTTAGATCATTTATACTTCTCCAAAAGTCTTATGGTATGATTGACTTCAAAAAGAGTACGATTGACTTTAAGATGTCCCAATACTTGAGGATATTTGTGGTAGAAGGTTGTGAGTTTGAAGGGGGAAAGTTACCAATCAAGGTGGGCGAACTTATTCATTTAAGATACTTGAGTTTGCATAACTCTAAGGTGGGTGAGCTACCAAAGTCTATATGCAACATGCCATACCTGCAAACCTTAGATTTGAGAGTCCGGAATGGAATTAGATTGCCAAATGTGATTTGTAAGATGAAAAGACTAAAGCATCTGTTTCTCCCATTTCATAgcatagaagtgattggagggGAGAAACTAAGACTAGATGGGCTACACGAGTTGGAGACATTAGAATGGATCAACAGTAAGACAACTTGCATTGCAGATATCCCCAAATTGATTAGTCTACAGAGTCTACATGTTATAGTTTGTGATGAGGATAGCATGTCAATTGTGTTGAGCAACAAAAATAGCCAATTACGTGAGACTCATCTTGAGGTTAAGTCATGTGATCTAAGTTCAGAGAAAGATATGGAGGTTTTAAATGAGGGGTTGATGTCTCCATCGTTGGTTTTTTTGAGGATGCATGAATGCAATATGAGTGGCGATTTTCCACGCTACAAAAAAGGGATGTGTCAGAATTTAGTAATTTTGGGACTATTTAACTGCAAGGGTAAGGTAGACGTGGAGGAGTTTGGCAAGTATCCCATGTTGCAAGAGCTAACTTTACAGGACTTTGTCAAGATGGCAGAAACAATAACTTTCCGTTCAAATTCATTTCCACAACTCAAGCACCTTGGTTAG
- the LOC125193320 gene encoding putative disease resistance protein At1g50180 yields MAESVANASLETLRDLLVEETKFLLSVSGDVDKVKADLRSIHALLMKADRDRRDSPTLKLYISQLKDLAFKAENLLETYAVEVESKREEGRRSLKDKFKRYICIMCECSSVHEVGKEARHVISALAELTNKLESELGQGSTSVLKQDDERQRMLRQTYGHEVEPHFVGMERDIELLVSKVKDDKRQRIVTIYGMGGLGKTTLARKVYNHRDLQSYARVWVCITQQFQPKAIFGEILKQLDSSVKQNEIDGLEDRELVTKIHSLLVERKCVIVIDDIWEDVHWEIIKKALPVNCNVILTTRSQNIANQQSEPHKLKFLTEDEGWTLLQKVANSSPDLKSLEDVGREMVSKCEGLPLSICVIGGILRSKEYDLPEWKKVNANMESYLRHGEGVGKYERVNQVLELSYDALPYYLKPCFLYLACFPEDHNIDLEKLYLLWMAEGFISYQDKGPNETLRDVAQGYLTELVMRCMVQIHKDSSYHSSINKFDKCGLHDLMHDLCTSKAEAEEEKFLKRIDASEYLTDILSPTQKRIVIPPFIVNSESRLAINCDFERKVSGMDGLEEVKGLRSFMLFQNGSIIPAYIGFKESMIDFKMSQYLRIFVVEGCWFEGGKLPIKVGELIHLRYLSLRLSNVRELPKSVCSMPYLQTLDLRVWNDIRLPNVICKMKRLKHLFLPKIGIEVIGEEKLRLDGLHELETLKWIDSKTTCIADIPKLISLQSLHVIVCDEDSMSIVLSNKNSQLCETHLEVQSRDLSSEKDMEVLSEGLMSPSLVTLRMSECNMSGGFPYYKQGMCQKLVILKLYKCKGMVDVEEFGKYPMLQVLTLQDFVNMAETITFRSNSFPQLKHLGLGGLRGLKKLEVEKGAMLKLTSFDITECPNLEKVPDGLRFSSSLRRMRMWNMPREFSERVKEEDYGPFVEKDIREEKASLIL; encoded by the exons ATGGCAGAATCTGTAGCTAATGCTTCTCTGGAAACCCTTCGTGATTTGCTGGTTGAAGAAACTAAGTTTCTGCTTAGTGTGAGCGGTGATGTTGACAAAGTCAAAGCAGATCTGAGAAGCATCCATGCCTTGTTGATGAAAGCTGACAGAGATAGACGTGATTCTCCAACTCTAAAGCTTTACATTTCCCAACTCAAAGATCTTGCTTTCAAAGCTGAGAATCTGCTTGAAACGTATGCGGTCGAAGTTGAATCCAAAAGGGAAGAAGGGCGGAGGAGCCTCAAGGATAAATTCAAAAGGTACATTTGCATCATGTGTGAGTGCAGCAGTGTCCATGAGGTTGGGAAAGAGGCTCGCCACGTAATATCTGCCCTGGCTGAACTCACTAACAAGTTAGAGTCGGAGCTGGGACAAGGAAGCACATCTGTTTTGAAGCAGGATGATGAGCGGCAGCGGATGTTGAGACAGACGTATGGTCATGAGGTTGAGCCTCATTTCGTGGGGATGGAGAGAGACATCGAGCTTTTGGTCTCCAAGGTGAAGGATGATAAAAGGCAGCGAATAGTGACGATATATGGGATGGGTGGTCTCGGAAAAACCACTCTTGCGAGAAAGGTTTACAACCACAGAGACCTCCAATCTTATGCTCGAGTATGGGTTTGCATCACCCAACAGTTTCAACCTAAGGCCATTTTTGGCGAGATTTTGAAACAACTTGATAGTAGCGTCAAACAAAATGAGATTGATGGCTTGGAAGATCGCGAGTTGGTGACCAAAATTCATAGTTTATTGGTGGAGAGGAAATGCGTGATTGTGATAGATGATATATGGGAAGATGTTCATTGGGAGATCATAAAGAAAGCTCTTCCGGTGAATTGTAACGTGATTCTCACCACTCGCTCCCAGAATATTGCTAATCAACAATCCGAACCTCACAAGTTGAAATTTCTTACGGAAGATGAAGGTTGGACTTTACTTCAAAAAGTAGCAAATTCATCTCCAG ATTTAAAATCTTTAGAAGATGTTGGAAGAGAAATGGTATCAAAGTGTGAAGGGTTACCACTGTCAATTTGTGTTATTGGAGGGATTTTGCGCTCAAAAGAATACGATTTACCAGAATGGAAAAAGGTAAATGCAAACATGGAATCATATTTAAGGCATGGAGAAGGTGTTGGAAAATATGAAAGAGTAAACCAGGTGCTAGAGTTAAGCTATGATGCCTTGCCTTATTACTTGAAGCCATGCTTCCTCTATTTAGCATGTTTTCCCGAGGATCACAATATTGATTTAGAGAAATTGTATCTATTGTGGATGGCGGAAGGCTTCATTTCATACCAAGATAAAGGACCTAACGAGACTCTAAGAGATGTGGCCCAAGGATATCTAACAGAACTTGTTATGAGGTGTATGGTTCAAATCCATAAAGATAGTTCCTACCACTCTTCAATTAACAAGTTTGATAAGTGTGGGCTTCATGATTTGATGCATGATCTCTGCACTTCTAAAGCTGaagctgaagaagaaaagtTTCTGAAGCGCATTGATGCTTCTGAATATCTGACCGACATTCTTTCGCCAACTCAAAAAAGGATAGTAATACCTCCATTCATTGTCAATTCCGAAAGCAGATTAGCCATCAATTGTGACTTCGAGCGTAAAGTGTCAGGTATGGATGGGTTAGAGGAAGTTAAAGGTCTTAGATCGTTTATGCTTTTCCAAAATGGATCAATTATACCAGCCTATATTGGCTTCAAAGAGAGTATGATTGACTTTAAGATGTCGCAATACTTGAGGATATTTGTGGTAGAAGGTTGTTGGTTTGAAGGGGGAAAGTTACCAATCAAGGTGGGTGAACTAATTCATTTGAGATACTTGAGTTTGAGGCTTTCTAATGTGAGAGAGCTACCAAAGTCTGTATGCAGCATGCCATACTTGCAGACCTTAGATTTGAGAGTCTGGAATGATATTAGATTGCCAAATGTGATTTGTAAGATGAAAAGACTAAAGCATCTGTTTCTCCCAAAAATTGgcatagaagtgattggagaggaGAAACTAAGACTAGATGGGCTACACGAGTTGGAGACATTAAAATGGATCGACAGTAAGACAACTTGCATTGCAGATATCCCCAAATTGATTAGTCTACAGAGTCTACATGTTATAGTTTGTGATGAGGATAGCATGTCAATTGTGTTGAGCAACAAAAATAGCCAATTATGTGAGACTCATCTTGAGGTTCAGTCCCGTGATCTAAGTTCAGAGAAAGATATGGAGGTTTTAAGTGAGGGGTTGATGTCTCCATCGTTGGTTACTTTGAGGATGTCTGAATGCAATATGAGTGGTGGTTTTCCATACTACAAACAAGGGATGTGTCagaaattagtaattttgaaACTATATAAGTGCAAGGGTATGGTAGACGTGGAGGAGTTTGGCAAGTATCCCATGTTGCAAGTGCTAACTTTACAGGACTTTGTCAATATGGCAGAAACAATAACTTTCCGTTCAAATTCATTTCCACAACTCAAGCACCTTGGATTAGGCGGGTTGCGAGGTTTAAAGAAATTGGAAGTGGAAAAAGGAGCAATGCTAAAACTTACTTCCTTTGACATCACGGAGTGCCCCAATTTGGAGAAGGTTCCAGATGGTTTGAgattctcctcctctcttcGACGGATGAGAATGTGGAATATGCCAAGAGAATTTTCAGAGAGAGTAAAGGAAGAAGATTATGGGCCATTTGTCGAGAAGGATATTAGAGAAGAAAAAGCAAgcttaattttgtga